A part of Leptospira yasudae genomic DNA contains:
- a CDS encoding LA_0442/LA_0875 N-terminal domain-containing protein, producing MKRFTIFSFRSVLFLCLFFSMPLWSAQTILLKNGTSLKGEVTGQNEKAITVRAADGSVQTISKRSILKVIYRDVNEDEAKRIRQEEETKIREAKSAEEKKRIEEEAVVIKPPVNASGTRSRWSLVWRSAVLPGWGHYKAERKKTAIVYGALFWTGVVATGLAAKQIESKKAAYDEASLYGQVSGNLLFGEAYVGDKRSAYKKSIEDYQIMAAGTALIYLIQLTHSYFTGVEWEKEEIAVTPDGAIRTKGLQLDSMREMNPLNANSGNALGWRAEARYNWFF from the coding sequence TTGAAGCGCTTCACAATTTTCTCATTTCGATCCGTTCTCTTCCTCTGTCTGTTTTTTTCGATGCCTCTCTGGAGCGCGCAGACGATTCTTCTGAAAAACGGAACCTCTCTCAAGGGAGAAGTCACCGGTCAAAACGAAAAGGCAATCACCGTACGAGCCGCAGACGGAAGCGTACAGACGATTTCCAAGCGGAGCATTCTCAAGGTCATCTACCGAGACGTAAACGAAGACGAAGCGAAACGAATCCGCCAGGAAGAAGAGACGAAAATCCGCGAAGCCAAATCGGCCGAAGAAAAAAAACGAATCGAAGAGGAGGCGGTCGTCATCAAACCGCCGGTGAATGCCTCGGGAACGAGAAGCCGTTGGAGTCTTGTTTGGAGATCCGCTGTTCTTCCGGGTTGGGGTCATTACAAGGCGGAGCGGAAAAAAACGGCGATCGTTTACGGAGCCTTGTTTTGGACCGGAGTGGTTGCGACGGGACTTGCCGCAAAACAGATCGAAAGTAAAAAGGCGGCCTACGACGAGGCGTCGTTGTACGGACAGGTTTCCGGAAATCTATTGTTCGGAGAAGCTTATGTAGGCGATAAACGATCCGCTTACAAAAAATCGATCGAAGACTATCAAATCATGGCGGCCGGGACCGCCCTGATTTACTTGATTCAGCTCACTCATTCGTATTTTACGGGTGTAGAATGGGAAAAGGAGGAAATCGCAGTAACTCCGGATGGCGCAATTCGAACAAAGGGGTTACAATTGGACTCGATGAGAGAAATGAATCCGTTGAACGCGAACTCCGGCAACGCTCTCGGATGGAGAGCGGAAGCTCGATACAACTGGTTTTTTTAA
- a CDS encoding LIC11996 family lipoprotein: protein MKKYYSILMLSLLLNCYKFEESQFDPTGNLSILRTLFSGATGYTNFMINQYSAFRPAGLDVYVSYVRRNFGADDSRSRIDLIIASQNGTIMIPTNVPMVGGQITSMVGYGYTAGNITNKYAILFEVLETTGVHNYYYWVGLSLPGAGTKLTFTQFTPPVPDAPIVGFGPFNVGAVEKLVFCQKSGSTTTCYNTNSDFTNLQTITGPVPTSCTNVYNNSSVGWCADSISGTTYQFYSTNGGIAAFGGPTPIALVSNYKTGAYTNSGPSSFFLSPIGTQSHYLEHGAGTVRITSTYGDLTSMGGLTSPGNSYQQAIALSAISSTDSIYPVRGFVNGSFSYLTFIANAGGNSTPYAFKSSDLGATWTQLSQTSLALPAPGYPFDPVPSQTAALGFYATTTGGDKLHNFVNIEGDGLKHYISTDDGATWTLQETIPLTSE, encoded by the coding sequence ATGAAAAAATATTATTCTATTCTAATGCTTTCTCTTCTTCTGAACTGTTATAAATTCGAAGAGAGTCAATTTGATCCTACGGGGAATTTGAGTATTCTGCGGACGCTGTTTTCAGGGGCGACCGGCTACACGAACTTTATGATCAATCAGTATTCCGCGTTTCGACCCGCGGGATTGGACGTCTACGTTTCGTATGTGCGCAGAAATTTCGGTGCGGATGATTCCCGAAGCAGAATCGATCTGATCATCGCTAGTCAGAACGGAACGATTATGATTCCGACGAACGTGCCTATGGTCGGCGGACAAATTACCAGCATGGTGGGTTACGGCTACACGGCAGGGAACATCACGAACAAATACGCGATCCTTTTCGAAGTTCTGGAGACAACGGGCGTTCATAATTATTATTACTGGGTCGGCCTGAGTCTTCCCGGTGCCGGAACCAAATTGACCTTTACGCAGTTTACTCCTCCGGTTCCGGACGCTCCGATCGTAGGTTTCGGACCATTTAACGTCGGCGCGGTGGAAAAACTCGTCTTTTGTCAAAAGTCCGGAAGTACGACCACCTGCTACAATACGAACAGCGATTTTACCAACCTGCAAACGATTACGGGTCCGGTGCCCACTTCGTGCACCAACGTCTACAATAACAGTTCCGTGGGTTGGTGTGCGGATTCGATCAGCGGTACCACGTATCAGTTCTATTCCACCAACGGGGGGATTGCGGCCTTTGGCGGACCGACTCCGATCGCTCTCGTATCCAACTATAAAACCGGCGCTTATACGAATTCCGGTCCGAGCAGTTTCTTTCTTTCTCCAATCGGGACTCAATCGCATTATCTCGAACACGGGGCCGGTACTGTAAGAATCACTTCTACGTACGGGGATTTGACTTCTATGGGGGGATTGACTTCTCCGGGAAACTCGTATCAACAAGCGATAGCGTTGTCTGCGATCTCGAGCACCGATTCCATCTACCCGGTTCGAGGTTTCGTAAACGGGTCGTTTTCGTATCTCACGTTTATCGCCAACGCGGGCGGAAATTCGACTCCCTATGCGTTTAAAAGTAGCGACTTGGGTGCCACTTGGACGCAGCTCAGTCAGACATCTTTAGCCTTGCCGGCGCCGGGTTATCCGTTTGATCCGGTTCCGAGTCAGACGGCCGCCCTTGGGTTTTATGCGACGACAACCGGAGGAGACAAGCTGCATAACTTTGTGAACATCGAAGGGGACGGTTTGAAACATTATATTTCCACGGATGACGGAGCGACTTGGACCTTGCAGGAAACGATCCCGCTGACTTCGGAATAA
- a CDS encoding PaaI family thioesterase: MNALFLELPESDSPEFAAYFGSRDRFSEKVGYKALSASPGKSEYEIETDESFFNPVGSLHGGVLFSAMDSSAGAAVAAWIKASGRTFKFMATASAEIKYLKGVKSEKIKIVTEITEHKGSVVKLLSKSLNEQDETVAELHSVWVVKFED; encoded by the coding sequence ATGAACGCATTATTTTTAGAATTACCGGAATCGGATTCTCCCGAATTTGCAGCGTATTTCGGATCCAGGGACCGATTTTCTGAAAAGGTAGGTTACAAAGCTCTCTCCGCCAGTCCCGGTAAAAGTGAATACGAGATCGAAACGGACGAATCCTTTTTCAATCCGGTCGGTTCCCTGCACGGAGGAGTTTTGTTTTCGGCGATGGACAGTTCCGCGGGAGCCGCTGTTGCCGCTTGGATCAAGGCGTCTGGTCGAACGTTTAAGTTTATGGCGACCGCAAGTGCGGAGATCAAATATCTAAAAGGAGTGAAATCCGAAAAGATCAAGATCGTTACGGAAATCACCGAACACAAAGGATCCGTGGTAAAACTGTTATCCAAATCCTTAAACGAACAGGACGAAACCGTCGCGGAACTTCATTCCGTTTGGGTCGTTAAATTCGAAGATTGA